CCAGCCGTCGGCGTCGTGCAGGTAGTCCTCGGTGGCGTCGGCGATCAGCATCGGCTCGATCGCGATCACCAGGCCGGGGCGCAACCGCATGCCCTCGCCGCGTCGTCCGACGTTGGGGACGTGCGGCGCCTCGTGCATCGTGTGGCCGATGCCGTGGCCGCCGTGGTCGGCCAGCAGCGCGTAACCGGCGTCGCGCACGGTCGAGGAGATCGCGTATCCGATGTCGCCGAGCGTGTTGCCGGGGCGGGCCGCGGCGATGCCCGCGGCCAGGGCCGCGTCGGTGGCCTCGATGAGCGCGAGGTCGGCCTGCGTCGGGGTGCCGACGACGACGCTGCGCGCGGCGTCCCCGCACCACCCGTTCAAGATTGCTCCGAAGTCCACCGAGACCAGGTCGCCGTCGGCGAGCACCCGGGGTCCGGGGATGCCGTGCACGACGGCGTCGTTGACGCTGACGCACAGCACCGCGGGGAACGGGCCGGGCGCCCAGTTGGGGTGGTAGCCCTTGAACGGCGAGGTGGCGCCGTGATCGGCCAGGATCTGGGCCGCGATGCTGTCCAGATCGGCGGTCGTACGCCCGGCGGCGGCGTGCGCGGCCACCTCCCGCAACGCTTCTGCGACGACGGCACCTGCGGCTGCCATGGCGTCTATCTCGGCTTCGGTTTTCATTTCGACCACCGCGGGGAACTCCTCCGCAAACTTCCCAAATCGGGCATGGACTTTTACTCGATACCTGCGGTACCGTTGTACAACAAGTGGGTAGATGTAAACCTCAACACGAGAGCGAGAGGTTCTGCAACATGGCTCGGACCAAGATGGTCAGGCGTTGGCGCCGCAACATGGATGTCAGCGACGACACCCAGTACGTGGACATGCTCACCACACTGTCCGAGGGGTCGGTGCGGCGCAACTTCAACCCGTACACCGACATCGACTGGGATTCGCCGGAGTTTGCCGTCGTCCCCAACGACCCGCGCTGGATCCTGCCGGCGACCGACCCGATGGGCGGCCACCCGTGGTACCAGGCGCAGTCACAGGAGCGGCAGATCGAGATCGGCATGTGGCGCCAGGCCAACGTCGCCAAGGTCGGTCTGCACTTCGAGAACATCCTCATCCGCGGCCTGATGGAGTACTCGTTCTGGGTGCCCAACGGCTCACCGGAGTACCGGTACTGCCTGCACGAGTCCGTCGAGGAGTGCAACCACACCCTGATGTTCCAGGAGATGGTGAACCGCATCGGCAAGGACGTCCCCGGCATGCCG
This region of Mycolicibacterium goodii genomic DNA includes:
- the map gene encoding type I methionyl aminopeptidase; this encodes MVEMKTEAEIDAMAAAGAVVAEALREVAAHAAAGRTTADLDSIAAQILADHGATSPFKGYHPNWAPGPFPAVLCVSVNDAVVHGIPGPRVLADGDLVSVDFGAILNGWCGDAARSVVVGTPTQADLALIEATDAALAAGIAAARPGNTLGDIGYAISSTVRDAGYALLADHGGHGIGHTMHEAPHVPNVGRRGEGMRLRPGLVIAIEPMLIADATEDYLHDADGWTLRTASGARAAHSEHTVAITAQGPRILTL